A window of Thermosynechococcus sp. NK55a contains these coding sequences:
- a CDS encoding helix-turn-helix transcriptional regulator, translated as MSIPPDDRLEYSLLSERELQVLELVAAGLTNQDIAAKLDISKRTVDNHISNILTKTKSENRVALVRWALAWGKVCLNDVNCCALPTPPTQPHE; from the coding sequence ATGTCTATACCGCCAGACGATCGGTTGGAATATTCACTGCTGTCGGAGCGTGAGCTACAGGTGCTGGAGCTTGTGGCCGCAGGGCTAACCAACCAAGATATTGCTGCCAAACTAGACATCAGCAAGCGCACGGTAGATAACCACATCAGTAATATTCTCACGAAAACAAAATCAGAGAATCGGGTGGCACTTGTGCGCTGGGCGTTAGCGTGGGGTAAAGTGTGCTTGAATGATGTGAATTGTTGTGCTCTGCCCACCCCCCCTACCCAGCCCCATGAGTGA
- a CDS encoding aminotransferase class I/II-fold pyridoxal phosphate-dependent enzyme, whose amino-acid sequence MTTSLLAALLAQNHTIPLHTPGHQRGRGMEPLLRALWGRALAQDLSELPGLDNLAQPTGVLAEAQAAVAATVGSDRAWFLVNGATGGLLAALLATVGPGDRVLVGRNVHRSVIAGLVLAGAKPVYLGVGVDPQWGLPLPVTRDVVAAGLAAYPDTKAVVLVSPTYEGLCSPLLEIAESVHNHGVPLIVDEAHGSHFAYHPAFPVTALAAGADVVVQSWHKTLGTLTQTAVLHLKGERVSAERLSEALNLVQTTSPSYWLLAALERAGAQMTQQGEQIYGRLLQWIQTSEWPLPRWQPTGIPQDPLRLTLGTWPIGLTGFALDELLQPQIIAEFPSGRSLTFCLGLGTTPTMLETLTDRLKSVYTQYRHNAPLPPLAIPSIPNFKEPVLSPREAYFCPQRAVPLRAALNEISAETIAPYPPGIPTVIAGERFTESVIATLQTLQEVGAEIVGATDPTLHTLRVCKV is encoded by the coding sequence TTGACGACTTCTCTCCTTGCTGCTCTTTTAGCCCAAAACCACACAATTCCCTTGCACACACCCGGTCATCAACGGGGTCGAGGCATGGAGCCGCTGTTGCGTGCCCTTTGGGGAAGGGCCTTAGCCCAAGACTTGAGTGAGTTGCCCGGCCTTGATAATTTGGCTCAACCCACAGGGGTGCTGGCAGAGGCACAGGCGGCAGTGGCGGCGACAGTGGGGAGCGATCGCGCGTGGTTTCTCGTAAATGGTGCAACCGGTGGCCTTTTGGCCGCCCTTTTGGCAACAGTTGGCCCTGGCGATCGCGTTCTCGTGGGTCGCAATGTCCACCGCTCAGTGATTGCGGGACTGGTGTTAGCGGGGGCAAAGCCTGTTTATTTGGGAGTTGGGGTTGATCCGCAGTGGGGGCTGCCATTACCAGTCACTCGTGATGTGGTTGCCGCTGGCTTGGCCGCCTATCCCGATACGAAGGCCGTGGTGCTTGTCAGTCCCACCTATGAAGGCCTCTGCTCGCCCTTGCTAGAGATTGCCGAGTCTGTCCATAATCACGGTGTGCCGCTCATTGTCGATGAAGCCCACGGCAGCCATTTTGCCTATCATCCAGCCTTTCCCGTTACCGCTTTGGCCGCAGGCGCGGATGTGGTGGTGCAGTCGTGGCACAAAACCCTCGGAACGTTAACCCAAACGGCAGTGCTGCACCTGAAGGGAGAGCGGGTGTCTGCTGAACGCTTGAGCGAGGCCCTAAACCTTGTGCAAACCACCAGTCCTAGCTATTGGTTGCTGGCAGCCCTTGAGCGAGCAGGCGCTCAAATGACTCAGCAGGGAGAGCAAATCTACGGGCGACTTCTCCAGTGGATCCAGACCTCTGAATGGCCTCTGCCGCGATGGCAGCCCACGGGTATCCCTCAGGATCCGCTGCGATTGACCCTAGGGACTTGGCCGATAGGTCTGACGGGGTTTGCCCTCGATGAGCTTCTGCAACCGCAGATCATTGCTGAATTTCCCAGTGGGCGATCGCTGACCTTTTGCCTTGGCCTTGGTACGACGCCAACAATGCTAGAAACCTTGACCGATCGCCTGAAAAGTGTTTACACCCAATACCGCCACAATGCCCCTCTGCCACCCCTGGCCATCCCATCAATCCCCAACTTCAAAGAACCGGTACTCTCACCACGGGAGGCCTACTTTTGTCCACAGAGAGCGGTTCCCCTGAGGGCGGCCCTCAATGAGATTAGTGCCGAAACAATCGCCCCCTACCCACCCGGGATTCCCACTGTCATCGCTGGCGAACGATTCACTGAATCAGTGATTGCAACGTTGCAAACCCTCCAAGAAGTCGGGGCAGAGATTGTGGGGGCCACCGATCCGACGCTGCACACCCTAAGAGTTTGTAAGGTCTAG